ACCTGGCATACCACTTTATTTCAGAAAGCCGCCTGACACCGGGGGCCTTGAGCATTATCGACTATGAAGCCAACCAGACCAGTTTACTGATTCATGCGTTTCACACCTTTCCGGATGAACTGGCTGTGGTAAAAACGCAATCTCTGTTTGAGTTTTAAGCAAAGATTTTTTTGATCAACGTCATGGAAGACGGGAAACCGAAATCATGACCGACTATTACAAATTAACAATGCGAACTCTTGTACTCGGCAGTTGCCTGTTGGCGCTGGCTGCCCTGGAAACTTCTCCCGCGATCGCCGCGCGGCCGATTTCTGTTTCCCGCTATCACAGCCCGTCTGCATCGTCAGTCTATCGACGTTCTCCGCGGTACTCGAGTTATCGCTATTCGACGGGCTACTCGCGAAACTATTCGAATTACCGCTCCACGTACTACGGATATGGCGCCCGCCGTTATAACTACCGCTATCGACCTTATGCCGCGGTCGCCGGGTATCGCTATTACCGCCCCGGCTATTATGGCATCAACCACTATCCCGCCGGCGTCGGATATTCCTGGGCGGGCAGTTCGTTCTACCGCCGACCAGTCTGTAATTCCTGGAGCGCATACTCGTCCTGCTACTGTTCGCCGTACTCGGGCAATGTCATCTCGAATTATGTCCCTTACTACGGGAATTACACGCCTTACATGGGCAGCTATACCCCACTCTGGGGCAGTTATATGCCGTACGGAGGATCCTACTTCGCTGCTCCCGGATCGTACTATGGTTATGCCAATTCAGGATTTTACGGCTACTACTGCGGTGTCTGGCCTTATCGCCCGACTTTGTACGGCAGTATTGTGTTCCAGTCCGGCTGGAATACCGGCTATGGGCGTGGCAGCTACTATCGATTCTGGTAGGTTCTGACACAGGCTCTGAGAACTCAGACCGTCGTTTCGAGCATCACACCGACAATAATATCGTAGGTCGCGTGCGCACCGACGGTGATCCCAAAGCCCCGCAGAAAAAACAGGCCGGCAAAGAACAGTCCCGCAACCGTACGAAATGTAAAACTGAAGACGGAGAACTGGTCGCCCGAGGCACCCACATAATGTGCCAGCGAAAAGATCAGGCTGGTCGAGATGATTGCCATAATCGCAGAGGAGCGGACTTCCAGCAGCATCCCGCGAAAGATCAGATAACAGATCGGCAGTAACAGCAGGCGAAACATGACCTCTTCATAGACACCCGCACCCACAAAACTGACGACCCGCGAAGCGGACTCGCGTTCAATAAACATCAATGTCGGTTGAGGCAGCTGCTGAAATACCAGATCCTGCATCTGCCCTAAGACAATCAGGCAAAAGGCAAACAGCAGGCTTTCTGCAAACATGCCGACCAATGTTTCACCCGAGATCTTCCAGGGATGTTTACAGAAGACATGCCATAACAGCAGCGTGACCACGATCAGCGAAGGCAGCAGAAAGGTCTGCGTAAAACCGAGTTGCGAGAGCCCGCTGCGCATCCAGTAATCTGCGCCGTTACGGAGCAGTTCCGGCTGGTTGCCCCCCATGGAGAGTACACCCCATTCGTAAATCAACAGTAACGGCGCCAGAAACACCAGACAGGCCAGAGGCTGTCGTGCTTCACGCCAGTACGTGCTCTCGGTAAGAGCCAGCTCGCTTTGCGAGTTGTTTTTTTGCGTCATGACTCAGAATGGTTTTCAGTCAGGTTGGCGGGTTCAGTAGTAGAAGAATCCATCGAAAAATGTGGTGGTGGTATCGGCTCGTGAGCTTCATCCCGACGTTGTTGCTGGAATCGTTTGAGCGTGAACGGGTCGTTGTGCCGATCGGTTTCTACCAGCACGTCTAACAGGCTTTCATCCACAGCAGACAGGAACTGGTCGACAACTGTCTCATCCCACTCCCCGCGACGGGATTCCCGAAAGAGTTGCAGCGCCGCTGCGAAGGCAACTTCTTCACGTTCATAAGTCCGGATGCCGTCCGCCGTCAGTTCACGTTCGATATTCTTTAATTCCAGAAAGCGACAGACCACGGCCAGTCGACGTGAATATTCACCCAATGCAGAAGTATGCAGCCCCCGGGGATAGCCTGTTCCATCCAGACGCTCATGATGCTGTGAAATGATTTCCGTCAGGTAAGAGTCGCCTGGAAATCCACGCAGTCCGCCCAGCAACGCCGCACCAAGCACGGGATGTCCCTGCTCGATTTCTGTCTGGTTCGTTTTTAACTGGTCGCTGCGAACATTTTTCTGCGGCTTAAGCATCTGCCAGCCCAGATCATGTAACAGGCCGGCAATCATCAGCAGTTCACAACTTTCCTGCCAGGCAGTCATCTTGCGACTGACGAAGAAAATTAATCGTGCGGTTTCCAGCCCCCTCAGGTACACAGACAAATCGGCATCCTGTCTCTGCAGATTGATCGATTCCTGAATATCACTGAGTGAGGCGAACAGGAATTCGCCCGGCTGATGCAGGTGTGCGTCATCATTTTTGATTTTGCGGATCAGATTCAACAGCAGATTCGGACTGCAGTACGTTTTCGTCCAGATATCCTGAGTTGCCAGTTTCAATTGTTTGACATAATGCTCTGTCGTTTGCGAAAGCAGCAACTGCTGGCGGAGATACCGTTGTTCTTCACGCAGGTAATCCAGAATGCGCGTCAGGATCGGTTGCTGTGTTTGAGTAACAGGATGTGTGGGGCGTGCGTCCAGATACAGGCGGCAGCGGAGCAGTATGACCTGCACGCGGGCCTGGAGCTGAATCAAAGCTTTGTGCTGCGGCGCAATCTTTAATTCCTGATTCTGCTGGTTCAACTCGCGATAGGAAATCCGCAATGCGCGTAATGCGTCGGAATCGGCAGCCAGCAGTTCCGGGCTGTCCGCACAGGAGCGCAGCAATGTCCAGTCATCACGCTCCTGTCGAACAGGAGGCGTCAGCCAGCGCAACAGTCGGGTAGAGTTCGTCACGATTCATCCCTGTCGGAAAAAGCTTGGCACACTACGTAGTGGGAACCCGACAGATCAGAGTCCCTCACTCTGTTTTCTATCGGCGTATTGTGAGAGAGGGATTGAACCGATTGAGGAAATTCAGGTTGGGTAAATTACCGAAGCGAATACGCCTATCCCGTTTCTAAAATGGCACTTAGAGTATTTCTACACAATATCAGGGCAGCGGAGCTGAACAGAACCAGACAGAAGGCGGGCAAGCTGCTCCCCGTATGAACGACGTATTCTTTGCGACGGCAGTCAGGAATATCAGAATTGCTCAATTTCCAGTCATTCAGACGCCGATTTGAAACTAGAGAAGGCATTTTTTCCGTTGTCTACTTGTAGACTTTTCGTCGGCAAGCATAGAATTCAGGAAAGAAACCCGTCAATTGAGGCAAGATACAGAACTTTTAATGATCAAGGCTTGTCTTGATCTCAGGCGCTGACCACAGGTCACAGCATTTACACCCATTTCCCGATGACAAGCAGGTAAATTCTCATGGCTACGGATTTCCGGCAAAAAGAGCGGCTCCCTGAACTGACAGATCGTATCGTCGAAACCTATCATGAAATTGGTACGATTCATCATTTAGGCCATTGCCCGCTTCCCAGCCAGGACGCCGTCATTGAAGCGGCTCAGGAACTGAAAGACGTCATTTTTCCGGGATACAGTCGTCGTCAGAATCTGCATCTGGGCAATGTAACCTACCATGTAGGAAACATCATCGATTCCCTGCATGATATCCTGACTCTGCAAATCGGTCGTGCATTAAGGCATCAGCATGTGCAGAGACATGGTGCCGACTGCGAGAAGCTCAACCAGATTGATTTCGAAGCCGAAGGTCAGCAGAAGACAATCCAGTTTCTGGAAATGATTCCGGAAATCAGGCGTGCCCTCTCCACTGACGTTCAGGCGGCATTGGACGGTGACCCGGCTGCGACCTGCTTTGATGAAATCATCTTCTGCTATCCCGGGCTGGAAGCGATTACCATTTACCGGATCGCCCATGAATTGTACAAACTACAAGTCCCCATCATCCCTCGCATGCTGTCGGAATGGGCGCATGCACAAACCGGAATTGATATCCACCCGGGTGCCACCATCGGACATTCGTTCTTTATCGATCACGGTACCGGTGTCGTGATTGGGGAAACCTGCGAGATCGCGGAAAACGTGAAAGTCTACCAGGGGGTCACCCTCGGGGCATTGAGTTTCCCCAAAGACTCTGAAGGTCGCATCATTCGTGATCAGAAGCGGCATCCCACCATTGAAAAGGGTGTGGTGATTTATGCCAATGCCACGATTCTGGGAGGCGATACCGTGATTGGCCAGGATGCCGTCATCGGCGCAAGTGTCTCGCTGATGAAAAGCGTGCTGCCCAATACGATTGTCACCATCGAAAAACCGTCGCTCCGGTTTCGCGAAGCTTCCTGATCCGAGGCAACGTTTCAGGATTTCCCAGGTAATTCATCAATCAGACTCCCCCCGTTCGTCTATCGTAATCCGGACCGGGTCGCCTTGAATGCACTCCCCACACGCAGTCATAACCTGCCAGTCATCCAGCGAACTGACTGTTCCCGGTTCTGTACGGGCGTAAAAAAATCCTGTGTGAATCAGAAGTCTGATCGCACACAGGACTGGTTAATGTCTTTGGCTGGTTCAGGCAATCGCCCGCTGAGGGCCGTCATCTGCATCGCGATCCCGTTTGATCGATCCCACATGGTCCAGTGTCCGGTCCAGTTGTGAGGCCAGTTTCTCCTGGGTTTCCAGTAACGAAGCGGCAGCCACTTCGTATTGCTTTTCGCGGCTGGATAACTGATCGGCCCGCTGATGCAGTTCTTCTGAGAAACGTGTCAGATCCTGCATCATGGATTCGAGATCTGCTAACAGGACCAGTTGTTCCTGCTCAGAAAGTGACTCCTGCTGGAATTCCTGTTCTTCCTGCTCCTCGTTCAACTGATGAAGCTGAGACAGCAAGGCAGCGGCCCCCTGTTCTCGACGTGATTCATATTTCTCAATCAGATGAAAATCCTGTTCGATCAGGTCAACAAGTTCGGACGCAGACAGGTCCTGCAGAGTAGTTTCTTTGGTCATAGAGTGATCTCTTTTTTTATCTGGAGTGATTGGTGCGCTCGTCTGAAGCGGCGAGCCAGATAAGCCAGCAGTGGAAATGCTCGTTGCTGTATGTGGTCTGGACTGACAAAATACAAATTCGATGGGCCCGATTGTGATCAGATCGCCATCGGACAGTTCTGAGGTACGCAGTGGGATCCCGTTCAATAACAGTTGGGGTTGAGAAACCATGGCTTCGATCCGGGGCACTTCGTCTTCGACATGGATTATGGAATGCAGTATCGGCATCTCTCGACCGGTGATCTGAAGACCACAGCAGGAACCTGCTCCAATCGTCAGACGGCCACCTGACACAGGCCGTACGGGAAAACTGGTTTTTCCCTTTTTGATTTCCAGTGAATACCGGGGTGAAGATTCCATGACCACAGACTTTTCAACCTCATGTTGAGACAGGAACGTTTTAATTCCTCAGTACCCTTTTTTCAGGGCCACACAACACTGAATCGACCGTCTATTGAGGACAGCATGAGAAAACGTTCCAGTTACTTTAGCATCAAAAACCGTTGATGATTGTCACTACGACAACAGCCAGAGTTTGTAGTGATTAGTAAAAATAGGAAGCGCAAACCACACCCCGCCACTGTCAATACAGGCAAATCGCACAGCTTTTTCCCGTCAGAGGTTTTGTAGATCCTTGTTAATAAAGGAAACACCTCAAGCCGCCTCGAATTCGCAATTCCAGGCGGCTTTGTGGACCTGTCAAAACAGCGGTACCAATGCGTTCAGTTGCTGGATTCAGTCGATTTTCGTGCCCGGGAGTTTACGCTCCGTCGGAGGTGGCAAATCGGGTTCAGGCGCAGCCGGCCGAGCAGGAGGCGGTTTGTAACCTTCGCACGTCAACTTAAGATTCCCCCCCAGGGGAACCCGGAACTCGGAATTCCCATCCAAAGCAGACCAGCCGGCCATCACATCTTTCTGATCCGCATATTCCCGCGCCACCAGGTACGTATCATAACTGTCTGACCAGACTCGAAAATTCAGATAGAAGATCCGCGGATTGATCTTCTGCAGTTCCTGACGAAACAGAGCCGATGATTTACGCAGGCGCTCTGAAGTATCCCCGCGGCCATCGCGTAATTCCAGTACGAGATAAGGTACTCCCCCTACGGGTTTCAGTTTAATCCTCCAGTCACGATTGCCGACATTCTTCTTCTCGAACACGTTGACCAGTTTGTCGCAATCGATCGCCTGCTCCGGCGCCGTCACGAGCCGACTCTGAGCGATCGCCGTCAGAGCCAGGTTCTGTAACAGGGGAATATCAACACGCATAATCCGACCGTGTCGGCAGACATAATCGATGGCCCGGGCCTCTTTTGGTGCATCGCGAGGATTCGGTAGATTCACAATCTTGGCATTCGGCGTGGGCCCCGGATCCGGAGTTTTTGCCAGTTTGGCTTTGATGTCTGCCAACTCCGTCTCTTTGGTGACAATGCTTTGTTCGAGTGATTTGACCTGCTTATCGCGTTCGGCAATATCTTTCTTCAATTTCTCGATATTCACCTGGATCTCTTTTAATTTCTCCAGCTCTTTCTTCAGCTTTTCTGCCAGTTTTTTCTGCTCATCCGGATTGACCGTCTTTTTATCGGCAGTCAATTCTTTCACGGTTTCCAGCTGCTCTTTCTCAAGCTTCAATAACTCATCCAGCTCGGCGACCTTCTGATCAGCGCGTTCCATATCCTCTTCGGTAATAGCACTTTTAATACGATTGACCGCTTCTCCTACGCCCAGCTGAGTTACCGTCAGCATAATTACGAGGATCCCCACCACATTGGTCATCGTATCCAGCAGGGAATCCAGACTCGCACCGCTGGATGAACTTTTTTTACGTTTCATGACTCGTTCTGAATTCTATGGAATTGCGTCGGTTTGCTTGAAAAGGGGGTTTCAAAAGATCAGTCTGTCTACAGAAGCCTGCATTTTCCGGCTACGTCATGGCTGCAGTACACAGTTTCCTCTGTATAATCATAAAAGCGATGCAGGCCTGATCGCAAGCAGGGACAAACGGTTGTTCCGTAAAAGTCATAATTGCCTGATCGGTTTGAGGAATGGAATGTGGACGTTTTTTCATTAAAAATCCCCGGATTAATGGTCGTCGGTACCGATACGGATGTCGGCAAGACCTATATCACCGCCGCCATTGCCCGCCAGCTGGTGGCAGAAGGTGTGCAAACCGGGACATACAAACCAGCCTGCAGCGGCAGTCTGCAAGACGAGGAGACCGGCACACATTACTGGCCTGATGTCAAGCAGTTGTCTGAAGCCATACAGACGTCTGTCCCCATGGAGCGGATCTGCCCTCAACGTTTTCATGCGCCCCTGGCACCCCCTGTCGCTGCTGCCAGTGAGGGCCAACAGGTCAACGAACCGCTTCTGCTGGAAGGGGCACAATGGTGGCAGGATCAGGTAGAGTTCCTGCTGGTAGAAGGGGTGGGAGGCGTCCTCTGCCCCCTTTCAGAACACATGCTGATTGTTGATTTCGCGGCTCAGCTCAAACTGCCTCTGCTGATTGTGGCACGTGCGGGACTGGGAACAATCAATCACAGTCTGCTGACAATTGAGGCCTTGCAGAATCGCGGGCTTCGTATCGCAGGACTGATCCTGAATGATGTCGATCCGACTCTCAGTGATGAGTCGCGTCTGTCAAACGCTGCCGGGATACAACAATGGACAAGCGTGCCCGTTTTGTCTTTTGTCCCCTTTGAATGGCAGTCGAACTTGCTTCACTATCAGACTCAGGCCAGAATAGACTGGATACAATTAGCACAGGATTCTCGCTGAATCGTCCTCCCGTGTACCAGATTTGCTCAGTCTGCTCGCCGGATCCCGCCCGCGGATGCTCCAGCGCCGGTCCTGCCTCCACGACAGCCCTAACTTATCAGAATTTAACCGGAGAAATGGATGAGTATTGAAGTGAATTGCCCCTCATGCGGGGGCTCCATCCAAATCGAAGCCGTCTCAGAAATCGTCGCGTGCCCGCTATGCCAGATGCATCTGCAGGTCGACCCCGAATCCAATGAACCTGTTCTGGTTTCAGAAGAAAATCTGGAAGAGGAAGCGAACGCCGTTGAAGCCGTTGATCCCGAACCAGTTACCAACGCGAGTGAACTGGACGAAAGCCAGCCGACACCCCCTGAGGCAGGCATCGCAGCGCCGGACGAACCAGGTTCCTCAGAAAACGAGAGCGATTCCGCTTCCCCGTTTTCGTTTCTTCCCGGTGGCATCGAAAATAAAAGCAGTAAAAAACAACCCGATCGACCGGCTACGAATTTCTCATTTCTACCTGGCGGTAGTGCTGAGTCCGAATCGGAAACAGCGGAACCGGACGTTGCAGAACCAAAAGCAGAAGGAGAAGCCGTCGACACTGCAGGAGCGACG
The sequence above is a segment of the Gimesia algae genome. Coding sequences within it:
- a CDS encoding pilus assembly protein yields the protein MTDYYKLTMRTLVLGSCLLALAALETSPAIAARPISVSRYHSPSASSVYRRSPRYSSYRYSTGYSRNYSNYRSTYYGYGARRYNYRYRPYAAVAGYRYYRPGYYGINHYPAGVGYSWAGSSFYRRPVCNSWSAYSSCYCSPYSGNVISNYVPYYGNYTPYMGSYTPLWGSYMPYGGSYFAAPGSYYGYANSGFYGYYCGVWPYRPTLYGSIVFQSGWNTGYGRGSYYRFW
- a CDS encoding CPBP family intramembrane glutamic endopeptidase — its product is MTQKNNSQSELALTESTYWREARQPLACLVFLAPLLLIYEWGVLSMGGNQPELLRNGADYWMRSGLSQLGFTQTFLLPSLIVVTLLLWHVFCKHPWKISGETLVGMFAESLLFAFCLIVLGQMQDLVFQQLPQPTLMFIERESASRVVSFVGAGVYEEVMFRLLLLPICYLIFRGMLLEVRSSAIMAIISTSLIFSLAHYVGASGDQFSVFSFTFRTVAGLFFAGLFFLRGFGITVGAHATYDIIVGVMLETTV
- a CDS encoding HD-GYP domain-containing protein gives rise to the protein MTNSTRLLRWLTPPVRQERDDWTLLRSCADSPELLAADSDALRALRISYRELNQQNQELKIAPQHKALIQLQARVQVILLRCRLYLDARPTHPVTQTQQPILTRILDYLREEQRYLRQQLLLSQTTEHYVKQLKLATQDIWTKTYCSPNLLLNLIRKIKNDDAHLHQPGEFLFASLSDIQESINLQRQDADLSVYLRGLETARLIFFVSRKMTAWQESCELLMIAGLLHDLGWQMLKPQKNVRSDQLKTNQTEIEQGHPVLGAALLGGLRGFPGDSYLTEIISQHHERLDGTGYPRGLHTSALGEYSRRLAVVCRFLELKNIERELTADGIRTYEREEVAFAAALQLFRESRRGEWDETVVDQFLSAVDESLLDVLVETDRHNDPFTLKRFQQQRRDEAHEPIPPPHFSMDSSTTEPANLTENHSES
- the epsC gene encoding serine O-acetyltransferase EpsC; this encodes MATDFRQKERLPELTDRIVETYHEIGTIHHLGHCPLPSQDAVIEAAQELKDVIFPGYSRRQNLHLGNVTYHVGNIIDSLHDILTLQIGRALRHQHVQRHGADCEKLNQIDFEAEGQQKTIQFLEMIPEIRRALSTDVQAALDGDPAATCFDEIIFCYPGLEAITIYRIAHELYKLQVPIIPRMLSEWAHAQTGIDIHPGATIGHSFFIDHGTGVVIGETCEIAENVKVYQGVTLGALSFPKDSEGRIIRDQKRHPTIEKGVVIYANATILGGDTVIGQDAVIGASVSLMKSVLPNTIVTIEKPSLRFREAS
- a CDS encoding FHA domain-containing protein, producing MESSPRYSLEIKKGKTSFPVRPVSGGRLTIGAGSCCGLQITGREMPILHSIIHVEDEVPRIEAMVSQPQLLLNGIPLRTSELSDGDLITIGPIEFVFCQSRPHTATSISTAGLSGSPLQTSAPITPDKKRDHSMTKETTLQDLSASELVDLIEQDFHLIEKYESRREQGAAALLSQLHQLNEEQEEQEFQQESLSEQEQLVLLADLESMMQDLTRFSEELHQRADQLSSREKQYEVAAASLLETQEKLASQLDRTLDHVGSIKRDRDADDGPQRAIA
- the bioD gene encoding dethiobiotin synthase, with translation MDVFSLKIPGLMVVGTDTDVGKTYITAAIARQLVAEGVQTGTYKPACSGSLQDEETGTHYWPDVKQLSEAIQTSVPMERICPQRFHAPLAPPVAAASEGQQVNEPLLLEGAQWWQDQVEFLLVEGVGGVLCPLSEHMLIVDFAAQLKLPLLIVARAGLGTINHSLLTIEALQNRGLRIAGLILNDVDPTLSDESRLSNAAGIQQWTSVPVLSFVPFEWQSNLLHYQTQARIDWIQLAQDSR